In a single window of the Zea mays cultivar B73 chromosome 5, Zm-B73-REFERENCE-NAM-5.0, whole genome shotgun sequence genome:
- the LOC100216736 gene encoding glucan endo-1,3-beta-glucosidase 12 isoform X1: MAPPRPLLAAVFLAAAVLLLLSPAEAGTVGVNYGRVANNLPNPAAVVQLLKQQGVAQVKLYDADPTVLRALANTGIKVVVALPNEQVAAAASRASYALLWVRRNVAAYHPATQIQGIAVGNEVFASAKNVTAQLVPAMANVHAALARLGLDGAVKVSSPIALTALASSYPSSAGAFREDLAQAVMKPMLDFLAQTGSYLMVNAYPFFAYSGNAGDISLDYALFRPNAGVLDAGNGLKYYSLLDAQLDAVFAAVSRLGEGYNGVRVVVSETGWPSKGDANEAGASAANAAAYNGNLARRVLSGNAGTPRRPDADIDVYLFALFNENQKPGPTSERNYGVFYPNQQKVYDVEFVLGGGGASQGNGGLGWQENGGGASSTSTNPPSGVKVTTGEAWCVANAMAGEHRLQAALDYACGPGGADCKAIQPGAACFEPNTMVAHASYAFNDYYQRKGRSIGTCDFAGAAYVVNQAPSKPLPRHSFSPSRHFRRS, from the exons ATGGCGCCCCCACGCCCTCTCCTCGCCGCCGTCTTCCTCGCCGCGGCGGTTCTGCTCCTCCTTTCTCCGGCAG AGGCGGGGACGGTGGGCGTGAACTACGGCCGCGTGGCGAACAACCTGCCCAACCCAGCGGCGGTTGTGCAGCTGCTCAAGCAGCAGGGCGTCGCGCAGGTGAAGCTGTACGACGCCGACCCCACCGTGCTGCGCGCCCTCGCGAACACCGGCATCAAGGTGGTGGTGGCGCTGCCCAACGAGCAGGTCGCGGCGGCGGCGTCGCGCGCGTCCTACGCGCTGCTGTGGGTGCGCCGGAACGTGGCGGCGTACCACCCGGCCACGCAGATCCAGGGCATCGCCGTGGGCAACGAGGTGTTCGCGTCGGCCAAGAACGTGACGGCGCAGCTGGTCCCGGCCATGGCCAACGTGCACGCCGCGCTGGCCAGGCTGGGCCTCGACGGGGCCGTCAAGGTGTCGTCGCCCATCGCGCTCACGGCGCTCGCGTCGTCCTACCCGTCCTCGGCGGGCGCGTTCCGGGAGGACCTCGCGCAGGCCGTCATGAAGCCCATGCTCGACTTCCTGGCGCAGACCGGGTCGTACCTCATGGTGAACGCGTACCCGTTCTTCGCTTACTCCGGCAATGCGGGAGACATCTCCCTCGACTACGCCCTGTTCCGCCCCAACGCCGGCGTGCTCGACGCCGGGAACGGCCTCAAGTACTAcagcctcctcgacgcgcagctgGACGCCGTGTTCGCCGCGGTCAGCAGGCTCGGGGAGGGCTACAACGGCGTGCGCGTCGTGGTCTCCGAGACGGGGTGGCCGTCCAAGGGCGACGCCAACGAGGCGGGCGCTTCGGCGGCCAACGCCGCGGCGTACAACGGCAACCTGGCCCGCCGCGTGCTCTCCGGCAACGCCGGCACCCCGCGCCGCCCCGACGCCGACATCGACGTGTACCTCTTCGCGCTCTTCAACGAGAACCAGAAGCCCGGGCCGACCTCCGAGCGCAACTACGGCGTCTTCTACCCGAACCAGCAGAAGGTGTACGACGTCGAGTTCgtcctcggcggcggcggcgccagcCAGGGCAACGGCGGCCTCGGGTGGCAGGAGAACGGCGGCGGGGCGAGCAGCACCAGCACCAACCCGCCGAGCGGGGTGAAGGTGACGACCGGGGAGGCGTGGTGCGTGGCGAACGCGATGGCCGGGGAGCATCGGCTCCAGGCGGCGCTGGACTACGCGTGCGGCCCCGGCGGCGCGGACTGCAAGGCCATCCAGCCCGGCGCGGCGTGCTTCGAGCCCAACACCATGGTCGCGCACGCATCCTACGCCTTCAACGACTACTACCAGCGCAAGGGCCGGTCCATCGGAACCTGCGACTTCGCCGGCGCCGCCTACGTCGTCAACCAGGCACCGAGTAAGCCGCTGCCGCGCCACTCATTCTCCCCCTCGCGCCATTTTCGACGCAGCTAG
- the LOC100216736 gene encoding Glucan endo-1,3-beta-glucosidase 12 precursor produces MAPPRPLLAAVFLAAAVLLLLSPAEAGTVGVNYGRVANNLPNPAAVVQLLKQQGVAQVKLYDADPTVLRALANTGIKVVVALPNEQVAAAASRASYALLWVRRNVAAYHPATQIQGIAVGNEVFASAKNVTAQLVPAMANVHAALARLGLDGAVKVSSPIALTALASSYPSSAGAFREDLAQAVMKPMLDFLAQTGSYLMVNAYPFFAYSGNAGDISLDYALFRPNAGVLDAGNGLKYYSLLDAQLDAVFAAVSRLGEGYNGVRVVVSETGWPSKGDANEAGASAANAAAYNGNLARRVLSGNAGTPRRPDADIDVYLFALFNENQKPGPTSERNYGVFYPNQQKVYDVEFVLGGGGASQGNGGLGWQENGGGASSTSTNPPSGVKVTTGEAWCVANAMAGEHRLQAALDYACGPGGADCKAIQPGAACFEPNTMVAHASYAFNDYYQRKGRSIGTCDFAGAAYVVNQAPKMGKCDLPSTV; encoded by the exons ATGGCGCCCCCACGCCCTCTCCTCGCCGCCGTCTTCCTCGCCGCGGCGGTTCTGCTCCTCCTTTCTCCGGCAG AGGCGGGGACGGTGGGCGTGAACTACGGCCGCGTGGCGAACAACCTGCCCAACCCAGCGGCGGTTGTGCAGCTGCTCAAGCAGCAGGGCGTCGCGCAGGTGAAGCTGTACGACGCCGACCCCACCGTGCTGCGCGCCCTCGCGAACACCGGCATCAAGGTGGTGGTGGCGCTGCCCAACGAGCAGGTCGCGGCGGCGGCGTCGCGCGCGTCCTACGCGCTGCTGTGGGTGCGCCGGAACGTGGCGGCGTACCACCCGGCCACGCAGATCCAGGGCATCGCCGTGGGCAACGAGGTGTTCGCGTCGGCCAAGAACGTGACGGCGCAGCTGGTCCCGGCCATGGCCAACGTGCACGCCGCGCTGGCCAGGCTGGGCCTCGACGGGGCCGTCAAGGTGTCGTCGCCCATCGCGCTCACGGCGCTCGCGTCGTCCTACCCGTCCTCGGCGGGCGCGTTCCGGGAGGACCTCGCGCAGGCCGTCATGAAGCCCATGCTCGACTTCCTGGCGCAGACCGGGTCGTACCTCATGGTGAACGCGTACCCGTTCTTCGCTTACTCCGGCAATGCGGGAGACATCTCCCTCGACTACGCCCTGTTCCGCCCCAACGCCGGCGTGCTCGACGCCGGGAACGGCCTCAAGTACTAcagcctcctcgacgcgcagctgGACGCCGTGTTCGCCGCGGTCAGCAGGCTCGGGGAGGGCTACAACGGCGTGCGCGTCGTGGTCTCCGAGACGGGGTGGCCGTCCAAGGGCGACGCCAACGAGGCGGGCGCTTCGGCGGCCAACGCCGCGGCGTACAACGGCAACCTGGCCCGCCGCGTGCTCTCCGGCAACGCCGGCACCCCGCGCCGCCCCGACGCCGACATCGACGTGTACCTCTTCGCGCTCTTCAACGAGAACCAGAAGCCCGGGCCGACCTCCGAGCGCAACTACGGCGTCTTCTACCCGAACCAGCAGAAGGTGTACGACGTCGAGTTCgtcctcggcggcggcggcgccagcCAGGGCAACGGCGGCCTCGGGTGGCAGGAGAACGGCGGCGGGGCGAGCAGCACCAGCACCAACCCGCCGAGCGGGGTGAAGGTGACGACCGGGGAGGCGTGGTGCGTGGCGAACGCGATGGCCGGGGAGCATCGGCTCCAGGCGGCGCTGGACTACGCGTGCGGCCCCGGCGGCGCGGACTGCAAGGCCATCCAGCCCGGCGCGGCGTGCTTCGAGCCCAACACCATGGTCGCGCACGCATCCTACGCCTTCAACGACTACTACCAGCGCAAGGGCCGGTCCATCGGAACCTGCGACTTCGCCGGCGCCGCCTACGTCGTCAACCAGGCACCGA
- the LOC103627801 gene encoding uncharacterized protein isoform X1, with protein sequence MQELAVSQLGCCGEMVRAGENRHFFPLTSLQIGDLQSYLAELTIFLCPHTKKFLILLDNRPWLLDQDTKPAHLWQLMVTKSRFSPFANSRARRRRDETDEKLVYSTSSVSAPHLQNKSSRWYSLIDDAMREKKLQVNKLKDARILNRELHQTLYGFIIFEVDWADVRGINYLNELQTDTSMVVESKIMKRWEFDSVKQASTLIASWFSGNPFECQLLQDYLTNISSNGDIFYDAQNDFLTPEWDSENLPSDSDDSSHVQIIRESSGFTDSSYTTPPCSGPYKRRKITKSDDGSSSTEESYTEIVASPKHSSSSCSSCDSDNENAKPLLEPSTYKDVLICFRFDDHDLPFGLKEVILSDVRLLTLLEYGLPSWVIFLQSYPVFCKIYRPWMCPLARALYVLMSLITVLIGFYDLYKNVPMLKATASRLFGPLFDWIETWEMISRLKYLGTMLFLHNFQQAFTWSLKIVGAAKSALSVLTKPIAGPILEVFELTMPIWNLCAETVGYLSSVVMLSVEVSWSVVIDTVEMIVWPFWFVFSTMVSIVNSILYPIIWLLGEILAAPFRLVIGLSSFVVDLFVDIINFLRGSWSTLSALYQVGSVPRSPVLTSDNNIWASLWKDLLYQIFRALRSILYGFVAFFSTCNRHRLSIYNHIQVFLRRISHVPAGARFTAYLDGTRKYSSQNHHKRRKAKTR encoded by the exons AGATTTACAGTCATATCTTGCAGAACTGACAATATTTTTGTGCCCTCATACCAAGAAGTTCCTTATATTGCTCGACAATCGCCCATGGTTGCTAGATCAGGATACAAAACCTGCTCATCTATGGCAATTGATGGTTACTAAG TCAAGGTTTTCCCCTTTCGCCAACTCTAGGGCTAGGAGAAGGAGGGATGAAACTGATGAAAAGCTTGTGTACTCAACAAGCTCAGTATCTGCTCCCCATTTACAGAATAAATCTTCCAGATGGTATTCCTTGATCGACGACGCTATGCGGGAAAAGAAGCTTCAAGTAAATAAGTTGAAGGATGCCCGCATACtgaacagggagcttcatcagacTTTATATGGTTTTATCATTTTTGAGGTAGACTGGGCTGATGTGCGTGGCATCAATTATTTGAATGAACTTCAG ACGGATACATCAATGGTTGTGGAGTCTAAAATAATGAAGAGATGGGAGTTTGATAGTGTCAAACAAGCTTCAACATTGATCGCTTCTTGGTTCTCTGGAAATCCTTTTGAATGTCAGCTCCTACAGGATTATTTGACCAACATCTCTTCTAACG GAGATATATTTTATGATGCTCAAAATGATTTCTTAACACCTGAATGGGATAGTGAGAATTTACCAAGTGATAGTGATGATTCTAGCCATGTTCAAATCATCAGAGAGTCATCAGGTTTCACAGACTCATCTTACACTACACCTCCTTGCTCTGGACCTTACAAGAGAAGAAAAATAACAAAATCAGATGATGGAAGTAGTTCGACTGAAGAATCATACACAGAAATTGTGGCCTCGCCAAAACATTCGTCATCTTCGTGTTCATCATGTGACAGTGATAATGAGAATGCTAAGCCGCTATTGGAGCCTAGCACGTATAAGGATGTACTGATCTGCTTCCGCTTTGATGATCATGACCTTCCATTCGGACTGAAAGAAGTCATACTATCTGACGTCAGACTGTTGACGCTACTTGAGTATGGCCTTCCATCGTGGGTTATATTTCTTCAGTCATATCCGGTGTTTTGCAAGATATATCGGCCATGGATGTGCCCTCTTGCCAGAGCATTGTATGTCTTGATGTCATTAATCACTGTTCTTATAGGATTTTATGACCTCTACAAGAACGTGCCCATGCTGAAGGCAACTGCCTCAAGATTGTTTGGCCCTTTATTTGATTGGATAGAAACATGGGAAATGATATCAAGACTTAAGTATCTTGGAACTATGCTTTTCCTGCATAATTTTCAGCAGGCTTTTACATGGTCCCTTAAGATTGTGGGTGCTGCTAAGTCTGCTCTTAGTGTTTTGACAAAGCCAATTGCGGGACCAATTCTGGAGGTTTTTGAACTTACGATGCCAATTTGGAACCTTTGTGCTGAGACAGTAGGATATCTGAGTTCAGTTGTCATGTTATCTGTAGaagtgtcttggagtgtagttaTTGATACAGTGGAGATGATTGTCTGGCCATTTTGGTTTGTCTTCAGTACTATGGTTAGCATTG TGAATTCAATTCTGTACCCTATAATTTGGCTCCTCGGAGAGATACTAGCTGCACCTTTCCGACTAGTCATTGGGCTATCAAGTTTTGTAGTGGACCTTTTTGTTGATATTATCAATTTTCTAAGGGGGAGCTGGTCAACACTAAGTGCCTTATATCAAGTTGGATCTGTTCCCAGATCACCTGTGCTTACATCTGATAATAACATCTGGGCCTCACTGTGGAAAGATCTTTTGTATCAG aTTTTCCGTGCACTACGGAGCATTTTGTATGGTTTTGTTGCCTTCTTTTCAACATGTAATAGGCACCGACTCAG CATTTACAATCACATTCAAGTGTTCCTCCGGCGCATATCTCATGTCCCAGCTGGTGCACGATTTACCGCCTACCTTGATGGGACTAGGAAGTATAGCAGCCAGAATCATCAT AAGAGAAGGAAAGCCAAGACGAGATAA
- the LOC103627801 gene encoding uncharacterized protein isoform X2: MVRAGENRHFFPLTSLQIGDLQSYLAELTIFLCPHTKKFLILLDNRPWLLDQDTKPAHLWQLMVTKSRFSPFANSRARRRRDETDEKLVYSTSSVSAPHLQNKSSRWYSLIDDAMREKKLQVNKLKDARILNRELHQTLYGFIIFEVDWADVRGINYLNELQTDTSMVVESKIMKRWEFDSVKQASTLIASWFSGNPFECQLLQDYLTNISSNGDIFYDAQNDFLTPEWDSENLPSDSDDSSHVQIIRESSGFTDSSYTTPPCSGPYKRRKITKSDDGSSSTEESYTEIVASPKHSSSSCSSCDSDNENAKPLLEPSTYKDVLICFRFDDHDLPFGLKEVILSDVRLLTLLEYGLPSWVIFLQSYPVFCKIYRPWMCPLARALYVLMSLITVLIGFYDLYKNVPMLKATASRLFGPLFDWIETWEMISRLKYLGTMLFLHNFQQAFTWSLKIVGAAKSALSVLTKPIAGPILEVFELTMPIWNLCAETVGYLSSVVMLSVEVSWSVVIDTVEMIVWPFWFVFSTMVSIVNSILYPIIWLLGEILAAPFRLVIGLSSFVVDLFVDIINFLRGSWSTLSALYQVGSVPRSPVLTSDNNIWASLWKDLLYQIFRALRSILYGFVAFFSTCNRHRLSIYNHIQVFLRRISHVPAGARFTAYLDGTRKYSSQNHHKRRKAKTR, from the exons AGATTTACAGTCATATCTTGCAGAACTGACAATATTTTTGTGCCCTCATACCAAGAAGTTCCTTATATTGCTCGACAATCGCCCATGGTTGCTAGATCAGGATACAAAACCTGCTCATCTATGGCAATTGATGGTTACTAAG TCAAGGTTTTCCCCTTTCGCCAACTCTAGGGCTAGGAGAAGGAGGGATGAAACTGATGAAAAGCTTGTGTACTCAACAAGCTCAGTATCTGCTCCCCATTTACAGAATAAATCTTCCAGATGGTATTCCTTGATCGACGACGCTATGCGGGAAAAGAAGCTTCAAGTAAATAAGTTGAAGGATGCCCGCATACtgaacagggagcttcatcagacTTTATATGGTTTTATCATTTTTGAGGTAGACTGGGCTGATGTGCGTGGCATCAATTATTTGAATGAACTTCAG ACGGATACATCAATGGTTGTGGAGTCTAAAATAATGAAGAGATGGGAGTTTGATAGTGTCAAACAAGCTTCAACATTGATCGCTTCTTGGTTCTCTGGAAATCCTTTTGAATGTCAGCTCCTACAGGATTATTTGACCAACATCTCTTCTAACG GAGATATATTTTATGATGCTCAAAATGATTTCTTAACACCTGAATGGGATAGTGAGAATTTACCAAGTGATAGTGATGATTCTAGCCATGTTCAAATCATCAGAGAGTCATCAGGTTTCACAGACTCATCTTACACTACACCTCCTTGCTCTGGACCTTACAAGAGAAGAAAAATAACAAAATCAGATGATGGAAGTAGTTCGACTGAAGAATCATACACAGAAATTGTGGCCTCGCCAAAACATTCGTCATCTTCGTGTTCATCATGTGACAGTGATAATGAGAATGCTAAGCCGCTATTGGAGCCTAGCACGTATAAGGATGTACTGATCTGCTTCCGCTTTGATGATCATGACCTTCCATTCGGACTGAAAGAAGTCATACTATCTGACGTCAGACTGTTGACGCTACTTGAGTATGGCCTTCCATCGTGGGTTATATTTCTTCAGTCATATCCGGTGTTTTGCAAGATATATCGGCCATGGATGTGCCCTCTTGCCAGAGCATTGTATGTCTTGATGTCATTAATCACTGTTCTTATAGGATTTTATGACCTCTACAAGAACGTGCCCATGCTGAAGGCAACTGCCTCAAGATTGTTTGGCCCTTTATTTGATTGGATAGAAACATGGGAAATGATATCAAGACTTAAGTATCTTGGAACTATGCTTTTCCTGCATAATTTTCAGCAGGCTTTTACATGGTCCCTTAAGATTGTGGGTGCTGCTAAGTCTGCTCTTAGTGTTTTGACAAAGCCAATTGCGGGACCAATTCTGGAGGTTTTTGAACTTACGATGCCAATTTGGAACCTTTGTGCTGAGACAGTAGGATATCTGAGTTCAGTTGTCATGTTATCTGTAGaagtgtcttggagtgtagttaTTGATACAGTGGAGATGATTGTCTGGCCATTTTGGTTTGTCTTCAGTACTATGGTTAGCATTG TGAATTCAATTCTGTACCCTATAATTTGGCTCCTCGGAGAGATACTAGCTGCACCTTTCCGACTAGTCATTGGGCTATCAAGTTTTGTAGTGGACCTTTTTGTTGATATTATCAATTTTCTAAGGGGGAGCTGGTCAACACTAAGTGCCTTATATCAAGTTGGATCTGTTCCCAGATCACCTGTGCTTACATCTGATAATAACATCTGGGCCTCACTGTGGAAAGATCTTTTGTATCAG aTTTTCCGTGCACTACGGAGCATTTTGTATGGTTTTGTTGCCTTCTTTTCAACATGTAATAGGCACCGACTCAG CATTTACAATCACATTCAAGTGTTCCTCCGGCGCATATCTCATGTCCCAGCTGGTGCACGATTTACCGCCTACCTTGATGGGACTAGGAAGTATAGCAGCCAGAATCATCAT AAGAGAAGGAAAGCCAAGACGAGATAA
- the LOC103627801 gene encoding uncharacterized protein isoform X3 yields MVTKSRFSPFANSRARRRRDETDEKLVYSTSSVSAPHLQNKSSRWYSLIDDAMREKKLQVNKLKDARILNRELHQTLYGFIIFEVDWADVRGINYLNELQTDTSMVVESKIMKRWEFDSVKQASTLIASWFSGNPFECQLLQDYLTNISSNGDIFYDAQNDFLTPEWDSENLPSDSDDSSHVQIIRESSGFTDSSYTTPPCSGPYKRRKITKSDDGSSSTEESYTEIVASPKHSSSSCSSCDSDNENAKPLLEPSTYKDVLICFRFDDHDLPFGLKEVILSDVRLLTLLEYGLPSWVIFLQSYPVFCKIYRPWMCPLARALYVLMSLITVLIGFYDLYKNVPMLKATASRLFGPLFDWIETWEMISRLKYLGTMLFLHNFQQAFTWSLKIVGAAKSALSVLTKPIAGPILEVFELTMPIWNLCAETVGYLSSVVMLSVEVSWSVVIDTVEMIVWPFWFVFSTMVSIVNSILYPIIWLLGEILAAPFRLVIGLSSFVVDLFVDIINFLRGSWSTLSALYQVGSVPRSPVLTSDNNIWASLWKDLLYQIFRALRSILYGFVAFFSTCNRHRLSIYNHIQVFLRRISHVPAGARFTAYLDGTRKYSSQNHHKRRKAKTR; encoded by the exons ATGGTTACTAAG TCAAGGTTTTCCCCTTTCGCCAACTCTAGGGCTAGGAGAAGGAGGGATGAAACTGATGAAAAGCTTGTGTACTCAACAAGCTCAGTATCTGCTCCCCATTTACAGAATAAATCTTCCAGATGGTATTCCTTGATCGACGACGCTATGCGGGAAAAGAAGCTTCAAGTAAATAAGTTGAAGGATGCCCGCATACtgaacagggagcttcatcagacTTTATATGGTTTTATCATTTTTGAGGTAGACTGGGCTGATGTGCGTGGCATCAATTATTTGAATGAACTTCAG ACGGATACATCAATGGTTGTGGAGTCTAAAATAATGAAGAGATGGGAGTTTGATAGTGTCAAACAAGCTTCAACATTGATCGCTTCTTGGTTCTCTGGAAATCCTTTTGAATGTCAGCTCCTACAGGATTATTTGACCAACATCTCTTCTAACG GAGATATATTTTATGATGCTCAAAATGATTTCTTAACACCTGAATGGGATAGTGAGAATTTACCAAGTGATAGTGATGATTCTAGCCATGTTCAAATCATCAGAGAGTCATCAGGTTTCACAGACTCATCTTACACTACACCTCCTTGCTCTGGACCTTACAAGAGAAGAAAAATAACAAAATCAGATGATGGAAGTAGTTCGACTGAAGAATCATACACAGAAATTGTGGCCTCGCCAAAACATTCGTCATCTTCGTGTTCATCATGTGACAGTGATAATGAGAATGCTAAGCCGCTATTGGAGCCTAGCACGTATAAGGATGTACTGATCTGCTTCCGCTTTGATGATCATGACCTTCCATTCGGACTGAAAGAAGTCATACTATCTGACGTCAGACTGTTGACGCTACTTGAGTATGGCCTTCCATCGTGGGTTATATTTCTTCAGTCATATCCGGTGTTTTGCAAGATATATCGGCCATGGATGTGCCCTCTTGCCAGAGCATTGTATGTCTTGATGTCATTAATCACTGTTCTTATAGGATTTTATGACCTCTACAAGAACGTGCCCATGCTGAAGGCAACTGCCTCAAGATTGTTTGGCCCTTTATTTGATTGGATAGAAACATGGGAAATGATATCAAGACTTAAGTATCTTGGAACTATGCTTTTCCTGCATAATTTTCAGCAGGCTTTTACATGGTCCCTTAAGATTGTGGGTGCTGCTAAGTCTGCTCTTAGTGTTTTGACAAAGCCAATTGCGGGACCAATTCTGGAGGTTTTTGAACTTACGATGCCAATTTGGAACCTTTGTGCTGAGACAGTAGGATATCTGAGTTCAGTTGTCATGTTATCTGTAGaagtgtcttggagtgtagttaTTGATACAGTGGAGATGATTGTCTGGCCATTTTGGTTTGTCTTCAGTACTATGGTTAGCATTG TGAATTCAATTCTGTACCCTATAATTTGGCTCCTCGGAGAGATACTAGCTGCACCTTTCCGACTAGTCATTGGGCTATCAAGTTTTGTAGTGGACCTTTTTGTTGATATTATCAATTTTCTAAGGGGGAGCTGGTCAACACTAAGTGCCTTATATCAAGTTGGATCTGTTCCCAGATCACCTGTGCTTACATCTGATAATAACATCTGGGCCTCACTGTGGAAAGATCTTTTGTATCAG aTTTTCCGTGCACTACGGAGCATTTTGTATGGTTTTGTTGCCTTCTTTTCAACATGTAATAGGCACCGACTCAG CATTTACAATCACATTCAAGTGTTCCTCCGGCGCATATCTCATGTCCCAGCTGGTGCACGATTTACCGCCTACCTTGATGGGACTAGGAAGTATAGCAGCCAGAATCATCAT AAGAGAAGGAAAGCCAAGACGAGATAA